The Vicia villosa cultivar HV-30 ecotype Madison, WI unplaced genomic scaffold, Vvil1.0 ctg.000318F_1_1_1, whole genome shotgun sequence genome contains a region encoding:
- the LOC131626669 gene encoding F-box/LRR-repeat protein 10-like, whose translation MATPAEARLDQLPYALLATIMTKLDIASICSLSSTCSTFRSCAKHILSFLPNFQLIDIAPSGDLLTPLLPPNPYMKSLKVDCDRLDDSAISYLVKPSLHELSLFNCSDFSGKLLSEIGSQCKDLRSLYLGSVAEKRGRAIHISDLEELLTGCSQLEVLILMFDVSLFLRQNLARVWASASEKLTSLEIGYISSVTVIELFSSNSGSHQPPNPIQPSILPGILKLCLSVNYITDAMVATISKGLIFLTHLDLRDAPFVEPRITFDLTNTGLQQINQLGRLKHLSLIRSQEFIICYFRRVNDLGLLLMADKCANMESICLGGFCRVTDTGIKTILHSCSRLYKLKVTHGTQLTDLVFHDISATSLTLTHVSLRWCKLLTNHAVHSLTSNRELKVLDLRDCRSLGDEALRAIGELLGLKILLIDGSDITDAGLSYLRPTVINSLYALSLRGCKRLTDKCITILFDDCGKLELRDLDLSNLPNLSDNGVLQLARSRIPFLDLRMRQCPLIGDTSIMALASMMTDDAGWHESGLRLLDLYNCGGITPLAFRWLKKPYFPRLKWLGVTGSVNRDMVDALARSRPFLYVACDGEELGPDPCDMSDGLYTHDYDEVDEFEQWLLEADVNEDDEEMDDAENVEELIM comes from the exons ATGGCGACTCCGGCGGAGGCGAGGCTAGATCAACTCCCTTACGCTCTCCTCGCCACCATCATGACCAAACTCGACATCGCTTCCATCTGTTCACTATCCTCCACTTGCTCCACCTTCCGCTCCTGCGCCAAACACATCCTCTCCTTCCTCCCCAATTTCCAGCTCATC GATATTGCGCCTTCTGGTGACTTGCTTACTCCGTTGCTTCCTCCTAATCCTTACATGAAGAGCCTCAAAGTTGATTGTGACCGGCTCGATGATTCTGCGATTTCGTATTTGGTGAAACCGTCGTTGCATGAGCTTTCTTTGTTCAATTGTTCTGATTTTAGTGGGAAACTTCTCTCTGAGATTGGATCACAATGCAAGGATCTAAG GTCTCTTTACTTGGGTTCAGTTGCAGAAAAAAGAGGGAGGGCGATTCATATATCTGATCTGGAGGAGTTACTCACTGGTTGCTCCCAGTTGGAA GTTTTGATTCTGATGTTTGACGTCTCTCTCTTTCTACGTCAAAACTTAGCTCGAGTTTGGGCTTCTGCCTCTGAGAAACTTACTTCTCTTGAGATTGGATACATTTCTTCAGTAACAGTGATTGAGCTGTTCAGCTCAAATTCGGGATCTCATCAGCCACCTAATCCTATTCAACCATCAATACTTCCAGGAATTCTAAAATTATGTCTTTCGGTGAACTATATAACGGATGCTATGGTTGCCACAATATCCAAAGGTCTCATCTTTTTGACTCATTTGGATCTTCGTGATGCACCATTTGTTGAACCAAGAATTACATTTGATCTAACCAACACTGGTCTTCAACAAATTAATCAACTAGGGAGATTGAAACATCTTTCATTGATCCGAAGCCAAGAGTTCATAATTTGTTACTTTCGAAGAGTAAACGATCTAGGATTACTTTTAATGGCTGACAAGTGTGCAAACATGGAGAGTATATGTCTTGGTGGTTTTTGTCGTGTCACGGACACCGGAATCAAAACTATCCTGCATTCTTGCTCTCGTCTATATAAACTTAAGGTCACTCACGGGACTCAATTAACCGATCTAGTTTTTCATGATATCTCTGCAACATCCCTTACTTTAACACATGTGAGCTTAAGATGGTGCAAGCTATTAACCAATCACGCAGTTCATAGTTTGACATCAAACAGGGAACTTAAAGTTCTCGACTTAAGAGATTGCAGGAGCCTTGGGGATGAAGCTCTCCGAGCCATTGGTGAACTCTTGGGACTGAAAATTTTACTAATAGATGGCTCTGATATAACTGATGCTGGACTTTCATACTTAAGGCCAACTGTTATAAATTCACTATATGCGTTGTCTCTTCGAGGGTGCAAGAGACTCACCGATAAATGCATTACAATTTTATTTGATGATTGTGGCAAGCTGGAATTAAGAGACTTGGATCTGTCAAATCTTCCTAACCTCTCAGATAATGGAGTTCTGCAGCTGGCAAGAAGTCGAATTCCTTTTTTGGATCTTCGAATGCGACAGTGCCCATTAATTGGTGATACCTCGATCATGGCGTTAGCTTCAATGATGACAGATGATGCTGGATGGCATGAAAGTGGTTTGCGCTTGTTGGATTTATACAACTGCGGTGGCATAACGCCACTTGCTTTTCGATGGTTAAAGAAACCGTATTTTCCAAGGCTTAAATGGTTAGGCGTGACCGGAAGTGTTAATAGAGACATGGTAGATGCTTTAGCTAGAAGTAGACCTTTCTTGTACGTAGCATGCGATGGCGAGGAGCTTGGGCCTGATCCGTGTGATATGTCTGATGGTTTATATACACATGATTATGATGAGGTGGATGAATTTGAGCAGTGGCTTCTTGAAGCTGATGTTAATGAAGATGACGAGGAAATGGACGATGCTGAAAATGTTGAAGAGTTGATT